From the candidate division WOR-3 bacterium genome, one window contains:
- a CDS encoding transposase yields MSRPLRIEFSGAVYHITSRGNGKEDIFFDDSDRKLFLSIFWEVVKREKWICYAYCLMNNHYHLLIETPKPNLSEGMRQLNGNYAQKLNYKRKSVGHIFQDRFKSILVEKENYLLELCRYIVLNPVRAGLVEAPEEWEWSSYKAMIGLVKPPELLNISWILSNFDEDLEKAMERYKKFVLEGIGKESPWKELRGRIFLGSKNFIEKYEEKLLEKEKDVEIAKVERFANRPELEQIFRNIKTKEEKEGKIYQAYEEFRYNLKEIGNFLGIHYSTVSKIVKRQKNGIQKSRPDPNG; encoded by the coding sequence ATGAGCAGGCCATTAAGAATAGAGTTTTCTGGTGCTGTTTATCATATAACATCCCGGGGGAATGGGAAAGAGGACATATTTTTTGATGATAGTGATAGGAAGCTCTTTCTCTCTATTTTTTGGGAAGTTGTAAAGAGGGAAAAGTGGATTTGTTATGCATATTGTCTTATGAATAATCACTATCATTTGTTAATAGAGACGCCTAAGCCAAATCTTTCAGAGGGAATGAGACAGCTAAATGGAAATTATGCGCAGAAACTAAATTATAAAAGGAAGAGTGTTGGCCATATTTTTCAAGATAGATTTAAGTCAATTCTTGTGGAAAAGGAAAATTATCTTTTAGAATTGTGTAGATATATTGTGTTAAATCCTGTTAGGGCCGGATTAGTTGAAGCTCCTGAGGAATGGGAGTGGAGTAGTTATAAGGCAATGATTGGCTTGGTTAAGCCCCCAGAACTTCTTAATATTTCGTGGATTTTATCAAATTTTGATGAGGATTTAGAAAAAGCCATGGAAAGGTATAAAAAATTTGTGCTTGAGGGAATTGGGAAGGAGAGCCCTTGGAAGGAATTACGAGGTAGGATCTTCCTGGGAAGTAAAAATTTTATTGAGAAGTATGAAGAAAAGTTATTGGAGAAGGAGAAGGATGTAGAAATTGCAAAAGTGGAGAGGTTTGCGAATAGACCAGAATTGGAACAAATATTTAGAAACATAAAGACAAAAGAGGAAAAGGAAGGGAAAATATATCAAGCATATGAAGAATTTAGATATAACCTGAAGGAGATTGGAAACTTTCTTGGGATTCATTATTCAACGGTTAGCAAAATTGTTAAGAGACAGAAAAATGGAATTCAAAAATCAAGACCTGACCCCAATGGGTAG
- a CDS encoding prepilin-type N-terminal cleavage/methylation domain-containing protein → MKRKGFTIIELLVVIAAIGILALLGVPAFSRLYQRNKIEETKNAIVSFYQRVNRYAASEGVDYIMKIGGDSLECVKDTLVSWAPKDYFVLEPRFSLNCGGGPLILTVERDGFVRARNNRRSFEVEDKKTGIKLEFYISPIGVMEVRRK, encoded by the coding sequence ATGAAAAGGAAGGGTTTTACAATAATTGAATTATTGGTTGTAATTGCTGCAATAGGGATTTTAGCTCTTTTGGGTGTTCCTGCTTTTAGTAGGTTATATCAGAGAAATAAAATAGAGGAGACAAAGAATGCAATTGTTAGTTTTTATCAAAGAGTTAATAGATATGCAGCTTCAGAAGGTGTGGATTATATAATGAAAATTGGAGGAGACTCTTTGGAATGTGTGAAAGATACTCTGGTAAGTTGGGCGCCAAAAGATTACTTTGTTTTGGAGCCAAGGTTTTCTTTAAATTGTGGGGGTGGGCCACTCATCTTAACTGTAGAAAGAGACGGCTTTGTTAGAGCAAGAAATAATCGGAGAAGTTTTGAAGTTGAGGATAAGAAAACCGGCATTAAATTAGAGTTTTATATTTCGCCTATTGGCGTTATGGAGGTGAGGAGAAAATGA
- a CDS encoding type II secretion system protein, with product MKRGFTLIELIVSILIFTIVMVGVVMFNAQNSRSITKSERDARKALLRERAIEEFKGWLKASPVAGERFDFIWNNLAIGDSIGGAIDSGTGIRVRLEVGSFYPEKEVNLGRPGVYLGVRTITSDPRSKVDTQLVFISRHN from the coding sequence ATGAAAAGAGGATTTACTCTGATAGAACTTATTGTCAGCATATTAATTTTTACTATTGTAATGGTTGGGGTTGTTATGTTTAATGCCCAGAATAGCCGTTCGATTACGAAGTCAGAAAGAGACGCAAGGAAAGCTCTTCTTAGAGAAAGAGCAATTGAGGAATTTAAGGGGTGGTTAAAAGCTTCACCTGTTGCGGGAGAAAGATTTGATTTTATTTGGAATAATCTTGCTATAGGAGACTCTATTGGAGGAGCTATTGATTCTGGAACAGGGATAAGAGTGAGATTAGAAGTTGGTTCATTTTATCCTGAGAAAGAAGTTAATTTAGGTAGACCAGGGGTATATTTAGGAGTTAGAACGATAACTTCTGATCCAAGGAGTAAGGTTGATACACAGCTTGTTTTTATTTCCAGGCATAATTAG
- a CDS encoding prepilin-type N-terminal cleavage/methylation domain-containing protein has translation MKNKGFTLIEIVVVVVVLGIVVGMIYENFFYNEKALRRQRSWSEMNTKARKASTYISKEIRMIGYSGKDPGRPSQSFGIISGEPNRLVYSHDIDGPELGVVDSVDIHSIELRHDTLYIDGNFAMDNVISLRFTYVDEAGNEVNNFPIREVDPSGNWIFPPGASLVDHIEYHLQILNPFVSVRDTIHYRGLASLRNSRPN, from the coding sequence ATGAAGAATAAAGGTTTCACTCTTATTGAAATTGTTGTAGTTGTGGTTGTGCTTGGGATAGTGGTTGGGATGATATATGAAAATTTCTTTTATAATGAGAAGGCTTTACGAAGGCAAAGATCGTGGTCTGAGATGAATACAAAAGCAAGAAAAGCTTCTACATATATTTCAAAAGAAATTAGAATGATTGGTTATTCTGGAAAGGATCCTGGGAGACCTTCGCAGTCTTTTGGAATAATAAGTGGAGAGCCAAATAGACTTGTTTATTCTCACGATATTGATGGTCCTGAGTTAGGAGTTGTTGATTCGGTAGATATTCATTCTATAGAATTGAGGCATGATACATTATATATAGATGGGAATTTTGCAATGGATAATGTAATTTCGCTTAGATTTACCTATGTGGATGAAGCTGGAAATGAGGTTAATAATTTCCCTATTAGAGAAGTTGATCCCTCAGGAAATTGGATTTTTCCTCCTGGAGCTTCTTTAGTAGACCATATAGAATATCATCTTCAAATTTTGAATCCTTTTGTTTCAGTTAGAGACACAATTCATTATAGAGGTCTTGCATCTTTAAGAAATAGTAGACCAAATTAG